A single region of the Mesotoga sp. Brook.08.105.5.1 genome encodes:
- the amrB gene encoding AmmeMemoRadiSam system protein B gives MKRSPVVSGKFYADDGEDLKSQIKNCFFHPIGPGSLPKNPGRSESSVGLVVPHAGYMASGPVAAWSYWKSYSLITPSTVIIIGPNHTGLGTRLSLWNEDSWGTPLGEVEIDKELGKSIMTMSSGLVVSDTAAHLYEHSIEVQLPFLQFIYSDFKIVPIIMSDQRLEVALMVSGLLRKILSEKSNLLIIASSDLNHYESHETTIEKDRRLVNLVKERKYAEAYDISRSERITACGLGPMVAVRETFESMDILCNTTSGEVIGDRYRTVGYLAALLK, from the coding sequence GTGAAAAGGAGCCCCGTTGTCAGCGGCAAGTTCTACGCAGATGACGGTGAGGACCTCAAGAGCCAGATCAAGAATTGCTTCTTTCATCCGATAGGGCCAGGGAGTCTCCCTAAGAATCCTGGAAGATCTGAAAGCTCAGTTGGTTTGGTAGTGCCGCATGCGGGGTACATGGCAAGCGGTCCAGTTGCTGCCTGGAGCTATTGGAAGTCGTATTCTCTAATTACCCCTTCAACGGTGATAATTATCGGTCCCAATCATACCGGCCTTGGGACCAGACTATCTCTATGGAATGAAGATTCTTGGGGCACACCTCTGGGTGAAGTAGAGATAGATAAAGAGCTTGGGAAGTCAATTATGACTATGTCTAGCGGACTTGTGGTATCTGATACGGCCGCCCACCTGTACGAACACTCTATAGAAGTCCAGCTACCGTTCCTGCAGTTTATATACAGTGACTTCAAAATCGTGCCGATAATTATGAGTGATCAAAGACTGGAAGTGGCATTAATGGTTTCCGGGCTGCTAAGGAAGATCCTGAGTGAGAAGAGTAACCTACTGATAATCGCTTCCTCGGATCTGAATCACTACGAGTCTCACGAAACAACTATCGAGAAAGACAGGAGACTAGTGAATCTTGTCAAGGAGAGGAAGTACGCAGAGGCATACGATATATCCAGAAGCGAGCGAATCACTGCCTGTGGTCTAGGACCTATGGTGGCTGTTAGAGAAACCTTTGAATCGATGGATATACTATGCAACACGACGAGCGGCGAAGTCATCGGAGACAGGTACAGAACTGTCGGTTATCTTGCTGCCTTGCTTAAGTGA
- a CDS encoding SoxR reducing system RseC family protein — protein MRELAVVKELEGDTVLLEKARTEACSTCGSKNNCVVSLGDKKVTLKALRNGVEVDPGDTVEIETGKLNATRVSMIVYGIPLAVFLVTLIVTNIILNSEGLALGAAFASIVVVYALIAVYDRRNREKLMPKIIRRVELPDGFLVR, from the coding sequence ATGAGAGAGTTGGCCGTTGTTAAGGAGCTGGAAGGAGATACGGTGCTCCTGGAAAAGGCGCGAACCGAAGCCTGTTCTACGTGCGGTTCTAAGAATAACTGCGTTGTTTCTTTGGGCGATAAGAAAGTTACCTTAAAGGCCTTAAGGAATGGTGTAGAAGTCGATCCAGGGGATACTGTGGAAATAGAGACAGGGAAGCTAAACGCAACTAGGGTCTCGATGATTGTTTATGGAATACCCTTAGCCGTTTTCCTGGTTACTTTGATTGTGACGAACATCATTCTCAATTCTGAAGGATTGGCCCTAGGGGCAGCTTTTGCTTCAATTGTGGTTGTGTACGCGCTGATTGCAGTTTACGACAGAAGAAACAGGGAGAAGCTTATGCCAAAGATAATTAGAAGGGTGGAGTTACCGGATGGATTCCTTGTTCGATGA
- a CDS encoding endonuclease MutS2 produces the protein MDSLFDEDALRLLEFDCVLEDISKKAISRYGRERIKSLRPLVDDTDLLYRRASEFSIILQNEGEPPFSVFHDLSDYINRVKRGFSLGCEELYRSAVTMENICRLKEFFERVSSEFTAVGEVVALLGCERGFINEVKKKISEEGQIKDSASPALKEIRNELKSLTRNLRGKLDSIMNRYKDGLTDSLVLSREGRYVLPLSASKKNEYQGVIHGSSGSGATVYFEPQELIALNDSMRILQSREEEEIRRILRELTTYFFNTFERLEPSLEALGILDALFATCRYAKKRNGVFIGPSSSGRFFLKDVRHPMIDDEKVVPITFTMEEGINGVFITGPNTGGKTVAMKTIGLSVILMLCGLPVLADQTSEIPLFKKLFADIGDEQSIEQSLSTFSSHVSRIIRIIENADGDSLVLLDELGAGTDPVEGSALSIAIVEKLLEKSKLILTTHLTPIKLFAMERSDILNASVEFDVASLRPTYRLLMGIPGSSNAIEVSKRLGLAPDIIERARSYIDSDARNLEAVIGKLHIERSTLEEERRELQRTKKNLESKSSEFEDKLSMIKEKRYGEISREIADLEERLGSVIKEIERAISMSRSSNERDKVTAVKRLNELRSELKRFGSSSCDDGDFEIPEIGDTVTLIDSGAEGIVSAVDGDRVVIDSGKITLKVPFSKVKIIGRLKSESDASSLEYVSESMTQEIDIRGSVTEDVPIIIDNFLQTLKISGTKQGCIIHGKGTGKLAEGVWSYLRRSKKVKSFRIGAPSEGGSGVTVVEV, from the coding sequence ATGGATTCCTTGTTCGATGAAGATGCGCTGCGACTTCTGGAGTTTGATTGCGTTCTGGAAGATATTTCTAAGAAGGCGATATCAAGGTACGGTAGAGAGAGAATCAAATCTCTAAGGCCATTGGTAGATGACACAGACTTACTCTACAGAAGAGCGAGCGAGTTCAGTATTATTCTTCAAAATGAGGGGGAGCCACCTTTTTCAGTCTTTCACGATCTAAGTGATTATATCAACAGGGTGAAACGAGGTTTCAGCCTTGGCTGTGAAGAGCTTTACAGAAGTGCCGTTACCATGGAGAACATCTGTCGGCTCAAGGAATTCTTTGAACGAGTCTCTTCGGAGTTTACTGCTGTGGGCGAAGTTGTTGCTCTTCTTGGATGTGAACGTGGGTTTATAAACGAAGTCAAGAAGAAGATCTCGGAAGAAGGGCAGATAAAGGACAGTGCCTCTCCAGCCTTGAAGGAAATCAGAAACGAACTCAAGTCACTTACCAGAAACCTGAGAGGAAAGCTTGATTCTATAATGAACAGGTATAAAGACGGGCTCACAGACAGTCTAGTGCTGAGTAGAGAGGGTCGTTATGTCTTGCCGTTGTCTGCGAGCAAGAAGAATGAGTATCAGGGAGTGATTCATGGCTCTTCTGGAAGTGGGGCGACCGTCTATTTCGAGCCACAAGAGCTGATTGCTCTTAATGATTCGATGAGGATTCTGCAATCGAGAGAAGAAGAGGAGATAAGAAGGATACTTAGAGAACTGACGACTTACTTCTTCAATACCTTTGAAAGGCTTGAACCTTCACTGGAAGCGCTTGGAATCCTTGATGCTCTTTTCGCAACGTGCAGATATGCCAAGAAGAGGAATGGAGTTTTCATTGGGCCTTCGTCATCGGGTCGCTTCTTCCTGAAGGACGTCAGACATCCTATGATCGATGACGAGAAGGTAGTTCCAATAACATTTACGATGGAAGAGGGAATCAATGGAGTCTTCATTACCGGACCCAACACCGGCGGGAAAACAGTAGCGATGAAGACAATAGGTCTCTCTGTAATACTTATGCTCTGTGGTCTTCCCGTTCTTGCTGATCAGACATCAGAGATCCCGCTTTTCAAGAAGCTTTTTGCAGACATTGGAGATGAGCAATCGATAGAGCAGAGTCTAAGCACGTTCTCATCTCATGTATCCAGGATAATCCGAATTATTGAGAATGCCGACGGTGACTCTTTAGTTTTGCTTGATGAATTGGGGGCGGGAACTGATCCGGTAGAGGGATCGGCACTTTCGATTGCGATAGTTGAGAAACTTTTGGAAAAGTCGAAATTGATCCTCACAACACATCTGACACCAATTAAGCTCTTTGCTATGGAGCGTTCCGACATTCTTAATGCGAGCGTAGAATTTGATGTTGCCAGCCTTAGACCAACGTATAGGCTCTTGATGGGAATTCCCGGTTCCTCAAATGCGATAGAGGTTTCAAAGAGACTTGGACTCGCACCGGATATTATCGAAAGAGCTCGATCATATATTGATAGTGATGCAAGAAATCTCGAGGCAGTAATAGGGAAGCTTCATATAGAGAGGTCGACTCTAGAAGAGGAACGAAGAGAACTTCAGAGGACGAAAAAGAATCTTGAATCCAAGAGCAGCGAATTTGAAGACAAGCTTTCAATGATTAAGGAAAAGCGGTATGGAGAGATCAGCAGAGAGATCGCCGATCTTGAGGAAAGACTAGGATCTGTAATAAAGGAAATTGAACGGGCTATTAGCATGTCAAGATCTTCAAATGAAAGAGACAAGGTTACCGCGGTCAAGAGACTTAATGAGCTTAGAAGTGAATTAAAGCGTTTCGGAAGTTCTTCATGTGATGACGGCGATTTTGAGATACCCGAAATCGGCGATACCGTTACGCTTATAGATAGTGGAGCAGAAGGAATCGTCAGTGCAGTCGATGGAGATAGAGTTGTAATTGACTCAGGTAAGATTACGCTGAAGGTCCCGTTTTCAAAAGTGAAAATCATCGGAAGATTGAAGTCGGAATCAGATGCCTCTTCTCTCGAGTATGTCAGTGAGAGTATGACTCAGGAGATCGATATAAGGGGAAGTGTTACTGAAGACGTTCCTATTATCATTGACAATTTTCTCCAGACTCTCAAGATAAGTGGAACAAAGCAGGGTTGCATAATTCATGGAAAAGGCACTGGAAAACTGGCCGAAGGAGTATGGAGTTACTTGAGACGCTCAAAGAAAGTTAAGAGCTTCAGGATTGGTGCGCCTTCAGAAGGCGGTAGCGGAGTCACGGTTGTGGAGGTATAA
- the acpS gene encoding holo-ACP synthase, with translation MKAGIDIVKISRMSEAVANRVLGRQEKDVFDSLGNERRKMEFAAGRFAAKEAFVKASGRRDLEFSKIQFLVDEKGCPIPSEELKKLLGGEDLTVSISHEREYAVAVVILFGRG, from the coding sequence ATGAAAGCTGGAATCGACATAGTCAAGATCTCGCGAATGTCTGAAGCCGTGGCAAACAGGGTACTCGGAAGGCAAGAGAAAGATGTCTTTGATTCTCTTGGAAATGAACGGAGAAAGATGGAGTTTGCAGCTGGGCGTTTCGCCGCAAAGGAGGCCTTCGTCAAGGCATCCGGGCGTAGAGACCTTGAGTTCTCGAAAATCCAGTTTCTCGTTGATGAAAAGGGATGCCCGATTCCATCTGAGGAACTGAAGAAGCTGCTGGGTGGCGAAGATCTGACGGTAAGCATTTCTCATGAGCGGGAGTATGCGGTGGCAGTTGTAATACTCTTTGGGAGGGGCTAA
- the ligA gene encoding NAD-dependent DNA ligase LigA: MIPFDEAKKRVDELRKEIDYHAHRYYVMDDPEISDSEYDRLIDELTELEERYPELKTPDSPTVRVGLKPINSFKEVIHEHRLFSLDNTYSEAEVLQFDKRVRESLGIERVQYMCELKIDGLSISLKYQDGLLVRGATRGDGFVGEDVTENIKAIKSIPLRLRKSLSIELRGEVYLPKDVFNDLNRARIEDGLQPFANPRNAAAGTLRQLDPREVSGRRLSAFFYQVVEPERFRLEKQSQQLELLKTIGMKIEPNFKTVDGTEGVIEFWKTWSGLKSTLNYAVDGVVVKVDDLHYQEELGYTTKAPRWAIAFKFPAEQATTRLISLNLSVGRLGTITPVAELEPVQLAGTTVRRASMHNFDFVRERDIRIFDTVVVEKAGEIIPQIVKSIPDKRSGVEKPIEPPSECPICKGPVGKEREEDVALKCLNPSCPAKVGRRIQFFCSREAMDIEGFGEKLVERIVESGLVKSPSDLYKLTKEDLLALGERIGEKMADNLIKAINKSTNNPLFKVITGLGIPGVGSKLAKDLANSFGSLRALMSASEKDLKAVSGIGDQLASDIRKHLSDQSVREEIEELMRFVNTQDESRDGPKPLKGMKFVVTGTLPGYSRKEIQERIVELGGEVMSSVSKNTDYVLVGNNPGSKAEKARSLGTQIIDEKEFEEMVRS; encoded by the coding sequence GTGATTCCATTCGATGAGGCTAAGAAGAGAGTCGACGAACTGAGAAAAGAGATCGATTATCATGCTCACAGGTACTACGTTATGGATGATCCAGAGATTTCTGACTCTGAATACGACAGGCTGATTGATGAGTTAACCGAACTTGAAGAACGTTATCCAGAACTGAAGACACCTGATTCACCAACTGTTCGTGTTGGCCTGAAACCGATCAACTCCTTCAAGGAAGTGATTCATGAGCACAGGTTGTTTTCCCTGGACAATACTTACTCAGAGGCCGAGGTATTGCAGTTCGATAAGAGGGTGAGAGAATCACTTGGCATTGAAAGAGTTCAATACATGTGTGAGCTAAAGATCGATGGCCTGTCAATATCGCTTAAGTATCAAGACGGATTGCTTGTGAGAGGAGCAACAAGGGGGGATGGTTTTGTCGGCGAGGACGTCACCGAAAACATAAAGGCGATCAAATCAATACCTCTCAGACTCAGGAAGAGTCTTTCGATTGAACTGAGAGGAGAAGTATATCTCCCGAAAGACGTCTTCAATGACCTTAACAGAGCCCGAATAGAAGACGGTCTTCAGCCCTTTGCAAATCCTCGCAATGCGGCAGCTGGAACTCTCAGACAACTTGATCCCAGAGAAGTGTCAGGGAGGAGACTAAGTGCCTTCTTCTACCAGGTAGTGGAGCCAGAAAGGTTTCGGCTTGAAAAGCAGAGCCAGCAGCTGGAGCTGTTGAAGACTATTGGAATGAAAATTGAGCCGAATTTCAAGACTGTAGACGGCACGGAAGGCGTAATCGAATTCTGGAAGACGTGGTCTGGGCTGAAATCTACACTGAACTATGCTGTTGACGGGGTAGTTGTCAAGGTGGACGATCTACATTATCAGGAGGAACTGGGATACACTACGAAAGCGCCCAGGTGGGCCATAGCCTTCAAATTTCCGGCGGAACAAGCAACGACAAGACTTATAAGTCTTAACCTCAGTGTCGGTCGGCTAGGCACTATAACGCCTGTTGCTGAACTCGAACCCGTTCAACTGGCCGGAACAACCGTTAGACGGGCAAGCATGCACAATTTTGACTTTGTCAGGGAGAGGGACATCAGAATCTTTGATACAGTTGTTGTAGAGAAGGCTGGGGAGATTATTCCACAGATCGTTAAGAGTATTCCTGATAAGAGATCAGGTGTAGAGAAGCCAATAGAACCTCCTTCCGAGTGCCCAATTTGCAAAGGACCGGTAGGCAAAGAGAGAGAAGAGGACGTTGCTTTGAAGTGCCTTAATCCCTCTTGCCCTGCTAAGGTGGGTAGGAGAATACAGTTCTTCTGTTCCAGAGAGGCCATGGACATCGAAGGCTTTGGTGAAAAGCTAGTCGAGCGTATTGTTGAATCGGGCCTTGTGAAGAGCCCGTCCGATCTCTACAAACTTACAAAAGAAGATCTTTTGGCTCTTGGAGAAAGGATAGGGGAGAAGATGGCGGACAATCTCATCAAGGCAATTAATAAGAGCACGAATAACCCGCTATTCAAGGTTATAACTGGGCTTGGTATTCCAGGAGTAGGATCCAAACTTGCGAAGGATCTTGCAAACAGCTTCGGAAGTTTAAGAGCCCTCATGTCTGCAAGTGAAAAGGATCTGAAAGCAGTTTCGGGAATAGGCGATCAGTTGGCCTCAGACATAAGAAAGCATCTATCTGATCAATCCGTGAGAGAAGAGATCGAGGAATTGATGAGATTCGTCAATACACAAGATGAAAGTCGTGATGGTCCAAAGCCGCTGAAGGGTATGAAATTCGTGGTAACGGGAACTCTTCCCGGCTATTCTAGAAAGGAAATTCAGGAGAGGATTGTTGAACTGGGAGGAGAGGTTATGTCTTCGGTTTCGAAGAATACCGATTACGTTCTTGTCGGGAATAACCCGGGGTCGAAAGCGGAGAAGGCTCGTTCTCTCGGAACGCAGATAATCGATGAGAAGGAATTTGAGGAGATGGTAAGATCTTGA
- a CDS encoding cysteine desulfurase family protein, whose translation MIRYFDNNATTQMESDLAELMASLCIEEYANPNSMHTFGVKQSRMLEEARARVASCLSCNSSEIFFTSCATETINWILRSTVFFRGKKKKIVTTSIEHKAVLNTLKDLKAILDIDYVEIPPESNGIVEAEKLLREVDDETFLVSVMAVNNVTGAIQPFEEIGRELVGLDLLYHVDAVQTIGKIPFTPESSFCDYASFSSHKFHGPKGVGIAFVKRGSPIKPMLTGGNQERGLRSGTQNVPGVLVTSIAMQRAIDCMEKASGITKDFQNRISRAAVELGGYINTPECSICNTVNASFGGIRSEVLVNALSEEGVFVGTSSACSSRNDGGQYVLDAMGISPSIASGSIRISMSRFTTEEDVEVLIEKLKKTIPLLKF comes from the coding sequence TTGATTCGTTACTTTGACAACAATGCTACTACTCAAATGGAGTCTGATCTTGCCGAACTGATGGCAAGTCTTTGTATTGAAGAGTACGCTAATCCGAATTCTATGCATACATTTGGTGTAAAGCAGTCAAGAATGCTGGAGGAGGCGCGTGCAAGGGTGGCCTCATGTCTCTCTTGCAATTCCAGCGAAATCTTCTTTACTTCTTGTGCGACCGAGACGATAAACTGGATCTTAAGGTCCACGGTCTTCTTCAGGGGGAAGAAGAAGAAGATAGTGACGACTTCAATCGAGCATAAGGCCGTTCTCAATACACTCAAAGATCTTAAGGCAATTCTCGATATCGACTATGTCGAAATTCCGCCCGAAAGCAACGGAATAGTTGAGGCCGAGAAGCTCCTGAGAGAAGTAGATGACGAGACCTTTCTCGTTTCTGTAATGGCTGTGAATAACGTTACAGGAGCGATCCAGCCTTTCGAGGAGATAGGCAGAGAGTTAGTTGGTCTAGATCTTCTCTATCATGTCGATGCTGTACAGACAATCGGGAAGATTCCCTTCACTCCGGAATCCTCGTTTTGCGATTACGCTTCGTTCTCTTCTCACAAATTTCACGGACCGAAAGGCGTTGGAATCGCCTTCGTCAAACGGGGATCTCCAATCAAACCTATGCTCACAGGAGGAAATCAGGAAAGAGGTTTGCGCTCCGGTACACAAAACGTGCCCGGTGTCTTAGTGACTTCGATAGCGATGCAAAGAGCTATAGATTGTATGGAGAAAGCATCCGGAATAACGAAAGACTTTCAGAATAGAATATCTAGAGCTGCTGTTGAGCTAGGAGGATATATCAATACTCCTGAGTGCTCCATCTGCAACACAGTAAATGCATCTTTCGGCGGAATAAGATCAGAAGTTTTGGTTAATGCTTTATCAGAAGAAGGCGTCTTTGTTGGTACCTCTTCGGCTTGTTCTTCAAGAAATGATGGAGGTCAGTATGTACTAGATGCGATGGGAATAAGTCCATCGATTGCCTCGGGATCAATAAGAATAAGTATGTCAAGATTCACAACAGAGGAAGATGTGGAGGTTTTGATAGAAAAACTGAAGAAAACGATTCCTCTTTTGAAATTCTAG
- a CDS encoding YicC/YloC family endoribonuclease: MLRSMTGYARVEKALRGVNAFVELKTVNSKYLNVDINIGDAFSELEMRASRFIKENLKRGTVRAKIDISLEDSDDLLQPDYGIASSIFNSLKTIKDRFELAGEVSVDSMARFKEIFRSRPSEDLADKIWSVIEELLIEALDQLNADREREGQNLALAMSEYLNRLEAIANELLTSSEDMVLYYRDFLKKRIETIFEGQFDENRLEQEVALLAERADISEEIVRLHSHLKSFRGVMRTDKESGVQMDFICQEMHRELSTIASKSKKLAITNLSIEGRTLVNKLREQVQNIE; the protein is encoded by the coding sequence TTGCTCAGGAGCATGACCGGATATGCGAGGGTCGAAAAGGCTCTTCGCGGCGTAAACGCATTCGTGGAACTGAAAACAGTCAATTCGAAGTATTTGAATGTCGATATAAACATAGGAGATGCTTTCTCTGAGCTAGAAATGAGAGCAAGTAGGTTTATAAAGGAAAACCTCAAAAGAGGGACGGTTAGAGCAAAGATCGACATATCTCTTGAGGACAGCGATGATCTTCTCCAGCCTGACTATGGTATAGCCTCCTCGATTTTCAACTCTCTGAAAACGATTAAGGACCGTTTTGAACTAGCCGGTGAGGTTTCTGTCGATTCGATGGCCAGGTTCAAGGAGATTTTCAGGAGCAGACCTTCTGAAGACCTCGCAGACAAAATTTGGAGTGTTATTGAAGAACTGCTTATTGAAGCTTTGGATCAGCTCAACGCAGACAGAGAAAGGGAGGGGCAGAACCTTGCTCTAGCGATGAGCGAGTATCTTAATAGACTTGAAGCTATTGCTAATGAGCTTCTTACTAGTTCTGAGGACATGGTTCTGTACTATCGCGACTTCCTGAAGAAGAGAATCGAGACGATTTTTGAAGGTCAGTTTGACGAGAACAGATTGGAGCAGGAGGTAGCGCTTCTAGCTGAAAGGGCCGATATATCGGAGGAAATCGTAAGGTTGCACTCTCATCTGAAGTCGTTCAGGGGAGTTATGCGAACTGACAAAGAGAGTGGAGTGCAGATGGACTTCATTTGCCAGGAGATGCATCGAGAGCTTTCAACCATTGCATCGAAATCGAAGAAGCTTGCGATAACAAATCTTTCCATCGAAGGTAGAACACTGGTCAATAAGCTTAGAGAACAAGTTCAGAACATAGAGTAG
- a CDS encoding DUF370 domain-containing protein: MYGLINVGFGNVIIGDRVIAIVNPESAPLKRLKEVAKDEGKLIDATYGRKTRAIVITDSNHIILSAIQPETIASRFMQTFSDIEKLLEDIRVSGQSFEE; encoded by the coding sequence TTGTACGGACTCATTAATGTTGGGTTCGGAAACGTAATCATAGGTGACAGAGTTATCGCGATAGTCAATCCCGAATCCGCGCCGCTGAAAAGGCTCAAGGAAGTTGCAAAAGACGAAGGAAAGCTTATCGATGCCACTTATGGAAGAAAGACCAGGGCAATCGTCATCACCGATAGTAACCACATAATTCTTTCAGCTATTCAACCCGAGACGATCGCTTCCAGATTCATGCAGACTTTCAGCGATATTGAGAAGCTTCTGGAAGACATAAGGGTTTCTGGACAGAGCTTTGAAGAATGA
- the gmk gene encoding guanylate kinase, which yields MKGIVFVISGPSGAGKTSILKVVLEANSDLDFSVSYATRKRRPTEVDGKDYIFVTQDEFRRLIEEEEFLEWAKVHGNHYGTSRTQVRKSVDSGRDILLDVDIQGAMSVMRELTDAVYIFVAPPSYGELVKRLEARGTENTESLKVRLEDAKWELEQVKHFQYLVVNDNLNHSVNQLEAIITAARLRVDRIVKEKGERFLFEEKTT from the coding sequence ATGAAAGGCATAGTTTTTGTGATTAGCGGCCCTTCAGGGGCGGGAAAGACCTCAATACTGAAGGTAGTGCTTGAGGCCAACAGCGATCTTGATTTTTCGGTTTCTTATGCTACAAGAAAGAGACGCCCGACAGAAGTCGATGGGAAAGACTACATATTCGTGACGCAAGATGAATTCAGAAGACTTATAGAAGAAGAGGAGTTTCTGGAGTGGGCCAAGGTTCATGGGAATCACTATGGAACATCCAGAACACAAGTTAGAAAGAGTGTTGATTCGGGTAGAGATATTTTGCTGGATGTAGATATTCAGGGAGCGATGTCAGTAATGAGGGAGCTTACAGACGCAGTCTATATATTTGTGGCTCCACCCTCTTATGGTGAGCTGGTCAAGCGTCTCGAAGCGAGGGGAACCGAGAACACCGAATCGCTCAAGGTTAGGCTGGAAGATGCGAAGTGGGAACTAGAACAGGTAAAACACTTTCAGTATCTTGTTGTTAACGATAACTTAAACCACTCGGTAAATCAACTTGAGGCTATCATCACCGCAGCAAGGCTCCGTGTTGATAGAATCGTGAAAGAAAAGGGAGAAAGATTCCTGTTTGAGGAGAAAACCACATGA
- a CDS encoding DNA-directed RNA polymerase subunit omega produces the protein MIINYDLLLKRIRHKYAIPVAAAKRAEDLEDFGRPKLDAATVRAAGDKITVALKELEEGYIRIRNEEMLMILVPKVK, from the coding sequence ATGATAATCAATTATGATTTGCTTTTGAAGAGAATAAGGCACAAGTATGCAATTCCTGTGGCTGCTGCTAAGAGAGCGGAAGACCTTGAGGACTTTGGCCGCCCAAAGCTTGATGCAGCAACGGTAAGGGCTGCAGGCGATAAGATCACCGTAGCGTTGAAGGAGCTAGAAGAAGGATACATCAGGATAAGAAATGAGGAAATGCTGATGATCCTTGTACCGAAAGTTAAGTAA
- the rpmG gene encoding 50S ribosomal protein L33, whose amino-acid sequence MAKKTKGNKVLVTLKCSECGTRNYYRFKNRQKKYKLDTSKYCPKCRKHTEHKESK is encoded by the coding sequence ATGGCAAAGAAAACTAAGGGAAATAAGGTTCTTGTAACGTTGAAATGTTCTGAGTGCGGTACTAGAAACTATTACAGGTTCAAGAACCGCCAGAAGAAGTATAAGCTGGACACGAGCAAGTACTGTCCAAAGTGCAGAAAGCATACCGAGCACAAAGAATCGAAGTAA
- the secE gene encoding preprotein translocase subunit SecE, translating into MAKAKFWKFLSEVKSEVKKVTWPNREQMISSTGAVLVILVVAGAFLALLDILFTNVIGSLLNFLTGAV; encoded by the coding sequence ATGGCCAAGGCAAAGTTTTGGAAGTTCCTTTCCGAAGTAAAGAGCGAAGTTAAGAAGGTGACATGGCCTAACAGGGAGCAGATGATTTCGTCTACAGGTGCCGTGCTCGTCATTCTGGTAGTGGCGGGAGCTTTTCTTGCTCTTCTAGATATTCTCTTTACTAATGTAATCGGGTCGCTTCTCAATTTCTTGACAGGCGCCGTTTAA
- the nusG gene encoding transcription termination/antitermination protein NusG, giving the protein MRKRWFIIQTYSGLENSIREAIQIKIESFGVSHMFGKILVPEETKLDRTNVAAEKYIVPANARLLVKDNQDVAKGDPVAEEVEIKVKNDGTVAEVKNYRVIFIETADRRYTKTYYIPESAKIETGIKMGARIRQGMPLAKQGEYFCELDGKIVYTQKMKRIVVEKENGEEDVYLVHPDCYDAKVAKKGNLVKRGQLFGDTRKIFSKTEGRIEISDLPGRKEIKIFKIIRTRLYPGYVFIEMIMNEETWNLVKNTPNVVNFVSVGGQPVQLKEKEIKALLRLVGIEEYEEHSGGPVKIEVEFDIGEVVRINTGPFEDFVGKVTGLDPERQELKVVVSIFGRETPVILSLSEVERIV; this is encoded by the coding sequence GTGCGAAAGAGATGGTTCATAATTCAGACTTACTCTGGTCTCGAAAACTCTATCAGAGAGGCAATTCAGATTAAGATAGAGTCTTTCGGTGTTTCGCACATGTTTGGCAAGATCCTTGTGCCGGAAGAGACGAAACTTGATAGAACCAATGTCGCTGCCGAGAAGTATATTGTCCCCGCCAACGCCAGGCTTCTTGTTAAGGACAATCAGGATGTAGCAAAAGGTGACCCTGTCGCTGAAGAAGTAGAAATAAAGGTGAAAAACGACGGTACGGTGGCGGAAGTAAAGAACTACCGAGTTATCTTTATTGAAACTGCCGATAGGCGATATACGAAGACTTACTACATTCCCGAAAGCGCAAAAATTGAGACCGGAATAAAAATGGGTGCGAGGATAAGGCAGGGAATGCCTCTTGCAAAGCAAGGTGAGTACTTCTGTGAGCTGGATGGAAAGATAGTATATACACAGAAGATGAAGCGCATCGTTGTTGAAAAAGAGAACGGCGAAGAAGATGTCTATCTTGTTCACCCCGATTGTTATGACGCCAAGGTAGCTAAGAAGGGTAATCTTGTGAAGCGCGGACAGTTGTTTGGAGATACAAGGAAGATCTTTTCCAAGACTGAGGGAAGGATCGAGATTTCCGATCTCCCTGGACGGAAAGAGATAAAGATCTTCAAAATCATCCGGACAAGATTGTATCCTGGATATGTATTCATTGAGATGATAATGAACGAAGAGACGTGGAATCTCGTCAAGAATACTCCGAACGTCGTGAACTTCGTTTCTGTAGGTGGACAGCCTGTGCAGCTTAAGGAAAAGGAAATAAAGGCTCTGCTCAGATTAGTCGGTATTGAAGAGTATGAAGAGCACTCAGGTGGTCCTGTCAAGATTGAAGTTGAGTTTGATATCGGAGAGGTCGTCAGAATTAATACAGGTCCGTTTGAGGACTTTGTTGGAAAAGTGACGGGTCTCGATCCTGAAAGACAGGAACTGAAAGTCGTTGTGAGCATTTTCGGAAGAGAAACACCGGTTATCCTCAGCTTATCTGAGGTTGAAAGAATCGTCTAG